acattgcTATTCtacatgtctctttttttacaaCCAAATACTGTCCCGATTAATTCCTAAATCACTGAAGGAAATAGCATgtggaaaacacatttcaaattcTAGCTGTAACTGAGTTCATTGTGACAATACAACATGATTCTGTGTTTCCTTTGCAGAACAGGTGGATTTGTCTTTCCCTGGaatgatacattttaatttattttctcttatCAGAGAGACACCGTGCTATGACTCTGATATTAATCATGTTTGTTGGCCTTAATAATAATTTTCCTATAATGTGTTCTCCACTTTTCTCTACACTAGGTTTGACGTATAGACACAAGCGTTGGGCTGCAACATTTGACCTCCATGCTCTGCTGGCTGACAAACAGATCCAGGCAGCAGAGCTGAGAATCAGACTTCCTCAGGCACAGAGTCCTGCGAACATCAGCGTGGAGGTTTATCACCAGACGTGCCATCAGCACAAGAGCTGCCaggagcagcagctggtggGGCTGCTCACCGAGTCTTCACTGGTCACTTCATCGCAGAGCTGGAAGGTGTTCAACATGACGAGACCTCTGTTGAGCTGGCTCAGGCAAAAATCAACAGCCAGGATACGACACAAGAGAGTGTCCAGAAGAAGGAAGGCGGTGGAGACGAAGAGGGGCCTGTGGCTTCATGATCCTTCTGTCTATGTGGCGAGCTCGAGAAGAGAGCAGGAAGTGAGCGACCGGGCCTTGCTGGTCATCTTCTCACACACAGGCTCTGATGAAAACTCGAAGGTCAAAGCGAGCTTACTCCACACAGCTGAACAATCCAAGTTCTTGTCCCCTGCTGAAATCAAAAAGGCCCGCAGGCAAAAAAGGCGCAGGAGCAAGCGGGGTCAGAGAGAACAAACAGGGAGAAGTCTGCAGGCGTCCAAAAGAGAGGGTGAAAAACCCCTCTGTCGCAGAGTGGACTTGCATGTAGACTTTAATCAAATTGGTTGGGGGTCCTGGATCATCTTTCCTAAAAGATACAACGCTTACCGCTGTGAAGGGTCGTGCCCTGGTCCCCTTGGAGAAGAGCTCAATCCAACAAATCATGCTTACATGCAAGTgagtatctatctatccatccatccgtctatGTATCTATCCATCTACCTACCTTCTTACCTACCTATCCATCTATGTATCTATTTATCGATCTATCATCCATGTATGTATCATCCTCCGTAACACTGAGGTAATGAGGTTTGGTGAGGAGGTGAGCTGAAAAGACATCCAGGGATGTGTTTAGATCAAATGTAGCTAAATCTTTGTGTGAAAGCAAATTGTGCATTGAACACCCAGTCATGTATTATTTACTGCCCAAGTGTACTGCATTATCTAAGATTTACTACAGATATACTTTGCTACAGATAGGGTGTCAcctctgatacacacacactagaaAAACCGCTGTTGCACATGGTTTCATCCCAATTTGATGAAATATGTTGTTGATGAACCTGTTTGGGTTATTGCTTGTGACTTTAAGGAATTATGTTAAGATTATACTTTGTAGAAAAAACTATTAATCCAGCAACAACGAGCAGTCAATACATAACAGAAGTATCCATACGTTGAAGCCCTTTATCTATCTGTCTTAGAATCTGCTTTTTCTGTCTTGGTATCTTTATTAACAATAAGTGGATGTTTTGAGACTGGAATaatctttaaatgtcttctgtttttcttttcttttttctttttttttaaaccagagtTTACTGAAACATTACCACCCTGATAGAGTGGCTTCGCCTTGCTGCGCCCCCACCAAAATGAGCCCATTAAGTATGCTGTACTACGAGAGCGGAGAGATGCTACTTCGACATCACGAGGACATGATTGTGGATGAGTGTGGCTGCCAGTGACAGCTTCTACAGCCTGCAGACGCAACCAGCTCTgaagaaacaaaaggaaacacttAGCttgatttgaaaaacaaaataaagaaaaatgctcTTTGATATTTCTCACTGTGCACTGTAAGATTGGAATGGATCTGTGTGCAGAGATGGAATTACCAGCTGTGATGTGGGCTCTGATTTGTGAAGAAAttagtatttttaaaatgtgctgaaaTTCAAACTCAACAACAGCATGTCACCTATGTGTGCAGTTGTGTACAACTTTATCCCGCCCTATCAATTTGATTAATGTAAATGATGTGACAATATTGTTGTATATTCCAGCACTGTTTTTTATTGTACACTGCCATTTGTTTGACTGTAAATTAATGTATATTTATTGtatatattaaaaacatgtatttatgtaCATTTGGATATggatttgggctttttttttaatcaagggTTGCTTTGAGAAGTATTTATCAAAGACTGGAAAGTGTTAAAAGCTTGCATTGATTTTCTTCTGGGAGATTCTAGTCGGCCTTTTTGTGGTCTAATAATTCCTGATGCAAGCTCAGGTGAAGCTGCTTGTCTTAAGGTTTaaaaacttgatttattttctaaaattcAGTATGttttggtaagaaaaaatagCTATGTCATGTATTCCTAAAAGTAAGGAATTGCAGTATAATTAAATCCATCCAATCGCTCAGCTTCCTCAGAGCTGACTGGTTTAGTGCATGCAGTCCTAACACAAtataacacacattttttacagACATTTCCACAAATAAACATCACGTCATACCTTGACTTGAAACTGCTGTGTGTcatataaaagaaaacacaccaaaacacatacacattggACATTTCCAGTCTTAGAGTGTTTCAGTCGTCCACATTGAGCCATAGTCAAACTCACACcccacaacaaaaaacacagcattGTATGGGCCAGCACAGGGATATCCAGCAAATACTATAAACTGGCAGTTAGTTGTAACAATGGTAAACTATTCTTGTGAAGCCAGAGAACTCATTGTCCTTTGAATAATACACTGACGAACCAGGAATTTGCTACAGCCATAACCATGGCAGTGTTCAAACTGGAAATAGGCTAGTTGAAACAGGACTCAGAGGTAAGACAACATTTAACTTCCTAATGCAACTAACTGtaaggcaattttttttttctgaaggtaaatatctaaaaacaaaaaatagtcaGAGATCTAATGTAAAGACATTGGCATGTCAAATTGCATTTCATTTAATCCCTTATGTCTTTAACAACGACCTGGTTTAAGTGCCACATAGGCTATATTTCCTTTAAAGCTGGATTTGGATATTAAACTTAATGTGTGAAAAAATACTAATTGTAAAGTAATACATTATACAATTAACTTAATCATTATAACTTACTGCGTTGTCAAAGTTGAGCTTCATTTTCTGCAACTTGAAAGCGCAGCACTGACTCTGATGAAGTTGCATAAATATTTTCGAGCCGGTGTTATGACGAATAGTGCTACCCATCGAAATGTGCGACCATAACGCCGGCTTTTTTGCTAGTAGCCTTACATATGCCTCACATGTACAACGCAAGTGTAAGCTAACGTTGCTGCATTTGGTGTTagtgatgtttttgtttgtttgtttgtttttaaactttccaATGAGTGGAGCAACACTCAGTTGAATTGCCTCTCCGGGTCTAAAAATACACTCTCACCAAATTTGTCGGTTAGCTGCCGGAGCTAACTCTGGCAGCTGTCTTGCTCTGTTAACACTGCTTAGCTGCTAGTTTGGGTAAGTGGCTTCTTGGCTTGGTTTAAACCGAACAGAAACGAAATAATGGCTGTGAGTAGTCAACAAGTTGTCTTTGTATTAGGATAGCAGTGTTGGCCTGTGGCTGTTGTGTTATAACATACTGTCATATCACACTTCTGTAAACCAGAACTGAAATAAATTGGCACCCATAACAACGTGTTTTGGAGACAGACATCCTTCTATTACTCCAGTTCtacactttactgaactgactGGGATAGAAACCTTTTTATTCTTCAGAATATTACATAGTACTCCCTTTATTATTATCCTTGAAGTTATCTGAAAGCATTGCAATAAAGAACAGGCTACAGGCCTACAGGGGGCACTTCCTAATCATTTCAAGTTGTTAGTGTTTTTTGTAAGTAGTCTATGTATCATATTGTGAACCTGAAAAAGTTGATTAAAAGCTTCTATTTGGGCGTTTTTGCATTGTTGTCTTCAATAATTGAATTGTGTGTCGGTGCAGCTTCCTGGAAATTACAGGAAATAGGTCAGCAGACTTATGTGATAAATGGACACAAATTGGTGCTTCTGTTGTGTAGCTGAATGTGTTAAATGGAGCTGACAGTGGATACATGTGTGTAATTATGTCGTGTCATGTCTGTGATACATCTTTTATgtgtataaaatgtgttttgtcccCCCCCACCTCCAGGAACAGCCCCAACAGAAACATGGCTGAGGCAGTAGCAAATGTGGCCAGAAGGATCAATGCAACAGTTGAGGAGGGGAAAGATAGTTTGGGTAAGACTCTTCTCATCACATATTTCTCTATATATCTTATTCTCATGAATGAAACACCCTGATTCACTATCCTGATAAATGTTATTTTGGATTTCACCAGCAGGTGGTGACAgaggtttaatttatttttgctcaAATTACTAACCAcaagtctggaaaaaaaaaaaaacattggtcagttatactttttaacatttaactgtttattttattcttaatAATGCCATCATTATGTTATTCTCTCTGCAGACCTTTCCAGGTGCAAGCTCATTTCTTTCCCTGACGGTGTGTTCAAGGTGCTGAGGAGTGTCACAGGAAACATCCGTGTTATCACGTTGGCCGACAATGAGATGAAGTCCGTTTCCAGCAAGGTCTTTTCAACCTTCACTGAGCTGAGAGGTGGGGGATAATAACAGACTGCAGATATTTGATTAAAGTAGTGAATTCTTCAGACAAGATTGTGTTTGCCAGCTGAAATTATTCCCTGATTACAGAACAGTCAAGCAATCCCCCCAATTTACTAATATCTTCAACTGTCTTGCAGAACTGGACCTGCAGGGCAACGTCCTCACCAAACTGCCTGACAGCGTGGGAGAAATGGAGCACTTGACCAGCATCAATCTGGCTAATAACAGCTTCTCCATCTTCCCTGATAAACTCACAGAAATAGCCACACTGGAGAGGATTAACCTGGAGGGAAATAGCATCTCTGGTAAGAATAATATAGTATCACAAAGCATTTTCGGCTGTTAAATGACATGGTCtgagtgtattttttattcttattctcCTACAGAGATACCAGTGGATAAGTTGTTTAACATGCCAGCATTGAAGTGGCTCAACATGAAGTCGAATCCTTTGGACTCAAACACTCAGTCTGCTCTACAATCATCCAACAGTGTTGACATCTTGATGACAAGAGAGTCCTAAAATATGTCTCTACATATCTACAGGCTGGATGCTGCGTGCCTTTAACTACTTCATTTGAATGCTTAAGTGTGCCTGAAAGATTGAAAGAcgataaaaacacaatactttAAGATGATGAGCTGAAGATATCAAAGCTAGTTTACAAGAGAAAGGGAAACAGAGGTGTGTAAAGATGGCGTCCTCTTCGATTCAGATACAAAATTTTGGAGTTGTTGTTTGAGGTGAAATCAATCTCATCTTTCTACATCTCTTTCTTGACATGATTTTATCTGAGTTCAGACAAAAGCCAGAAAGAATGACTTATTTATTACTTTTGATAGTGTTAAACGGTTTTTACAATTAAAATGTATGGACTTGAAACAATGCAGTCTGACGTTCATATTTTTTGACTGGTGAGAGATTCATCGCTGAAACTATAGTGCGCTTGAGTCAATATTTTGAGCAGAAACATAAGTGGCTTATATGAGAGTGAATGTTTTAAATAGGACTTCAACTTTTAATTTCTTTCCAGTTTCGATCAAACTATATCGCTGAAACTATAGTGCGCTTGAGTCAATATTTTGAGCAGAAACATAAGTGGCTTATATGAGAGTGAATGTTTTAAATAGGACTTCAACTTTTAATTTCTTTCCAGTTTCGATCAGTAGAGAAATAATTATCTACAGTGAATGATTCACTTTGTACAAAAAAGTGTCAGAAAATCATCACTTCAATCTTTCAAGTgctttcctgaaaatgttcagtttgaaaGACATTCCTGAACCACTAATAGATATGCCAGATATACCAGATATGTTCATCGTCAAGATAAAAAGGTGGCACCAGGGACTGTTTGGAAATATGGaaaatgattaaatgtgtttCCAGAGGTTTGTCAAGGGAACCCCCAATATAAAAATGACAGCTAAAATAAAGTCATAGAGGTCCACCTCATCTATCTGAACCTAAAGAGaagcttttaaatgaaatattttttgataaaaaaaaatctcaacagTTGGGTCAACGGTAGCCTCGTGAGCGCACCCCATaaatggaggctgtggtccttcaagcgggcggcccaggttcgaatctgtCATGTGGCACCTTTCcggcatgtcattctccactctctctctctccctgatttctgactctatcgacagtcctatctctaaataaaggcataaataaGCCATCAGAACACTTTATACTCACAACAGTGAACCAAATCCAGATATAAGCAACATTTTCTGAAACTGTCTGGTGCCCAGTAGCACACCAGAAGCTCTGAAGACATTTGTTTGGACTGAAAGCCACCTAAATACATATCAAGCCCTTAATCTCTCCTTAAATGAATAACTCTGCTTATAAGTCTCCACAGTCACAGGCTTTAAGTGTTTTGCTCGAGCTTTTCAGGAATTCTTTAAATAGCAAATCTGCTGCGTCTGGATCTGCTATAAGCTGATGTTTTGGCTCGCTATTAAGAGCTTTTGTGGAAGAAGAGTAAGGCAGCACTGTGAGAGATTGAGGGAGATTTAGtaattaaagttgtttttcacATGCCCTTTCTGGGTGAAGTCCTATAATATTCAGATCTTAAAAACCTACAAATGAGCAAAAGAGGAACAGGTTGTGTTCAAGAGTAATATTTAAGCTTAAAGTGTCACGTGACTCCTCTGCTGCCCTGCTTTTGACCTTGTGGGCATAATAATAACCTCTCTGACTCACAGTTCTTTGATCTGTACCAACAGTACCAAAGAAAGTGCTTGACGTTTTCCTTTCACTCGTAGTTTACAGATCTAAATGTTTGGTTCTCTCTTTGTGGCAACTTTTTAACTGTATTCAGCAGTTAATTTTAGATGAAATGTGatttagctacaaaaaaaactgcactttCTTCAACTAGCCAGCTTCCTGGTAATCATTCTGACATGATGTAATAAACACTTCATTAACAGGCAGTATTCATTGGAGGCGTAAATGAGTGCTATAATAAACATGTATTTCACACGTCAAATGTAATGGCACCATGTTAGATGTGTAGTGGCTCCCACAAGCCTTTGCCAGATC
The genomic region above belongs to Labrus bergylta chromosome 21, fLabBer1.1, whole genome shotgun sequence and contains:
- the ndr2 gene encoding nodal-related 2, whose product is MRSLGPLALALNASLLVLVAHGVQKTKDGVSNMRSLERFSLMDRATGHHLPTYMMHLYRNFKSNFSRPLDTMEQVASKQADTVKSVMARSLTYRHKRWAATFDLHALLADKQIQAAELRIRLPQAQSPANISVEVYHQTCHQHKSCQEQQLVGLLTESSLVTSSQSWKVFNMTRPLLSWLRQKSTARIRHKRVSRRRKAVETKRGLWLHDPSVYVASSRREQEVSDRALLVIFSHTGSDENSKVKASLLHTAEQSKFLSPAEIKKARRQKRRRSKRGQREQTGRSLQASKREGEKPLCRRVDLHVDFNQIGWGSWIIFPKRYNAYRCEGSCPGPLGEELNPTNHAYMQSLLKHYHPDRVASPCCAPTKMSPLSMLYYESGEMLLRHHEDMIVDECGCQ
- the lrrc20 gene encoding leucine-rich repeat-containing protein 20; its protein translation is MAEAVANVARRINATVEEGKDSLDLSRCKLISFPDGVFKVLRSVTGNIRVITLADNEMKSVSSKVFSTFTELRELDLQGNVLTKLPDSVGEMEHLTSINLANNSFSIFPDKLTEIATLERINLEGNSISEIPVDKLFNMPALKWLNMKSNPLDSNTQSALQSSNSVDILMTRES